Proteins encoded by one window of Chondromyces crocatus:
- a CDS encoding transposase: MQRARQAFRRRARRHGPTKLIFIDEFGLNLGQTRRYGRAQQGQRACGHAPAKTDPNITLTIGLSLQGIVAPLAFEGATNGVTFETYVRTQLAPQLHPGDVVIADGLGSHRMRSVRQAVHDCGAHYWILPPYSPDLSPVEEAGSKIKHFIRAEGPRTTADVYEALGQALGSISSTDAAGWFGHRAAYAYPRTKPSGPPL, translated from the coding sequence ATGCAACGAGCGAGGCAAGCGTTTCGGCGCCGTGCGCGTCGGCATGGCCCCACCAAACTGATTTTCATCGACGAGTTTGGGCTGAACCTAGGGCAAACACGACGCTATGGTCGAGCGCAGCAGGGGCAACGGGCTTGCGGACATGCTCCGGCCAAAACCGATCCCAACATCACGCTGACCATCGGATTGTCGCTGCAAGGCATCGTGGCTCCCTTGGCCTTTGAAGGTGCGACGAACGGCGTGACCTTCGAAACGTACGTTCGTACCCAGCTCGCTCCGCAACTGCACCCAGGCGATGTCGTCATCGCCGATGGTCTTGGTTCCCACCGAATGCGCAGCGTGCGCCAAGCCGTTCATGACTGCGGCGCTCACTACTGGATCTTGCCGCCCTACTCACCGGATCTCAGTCCCGTCGAGGAGGCAGGCTCTAAGATCAAACACTTCATCCGAGCGGAAGGTCCTCGTACGACGGCTGATGTCTACGAGGCCCTCGGCCAAGCGCTGGGCAGCATCTCTTCAACGGATGCGGCTGGATGGTTCGGGCATCGCGCGGCGTACGCCTATCCTCGTACCAAACCATCTGGGCCGCCGCTCTAA
- the tnpA gene encoding IS66 family insertion sequence element accessory protein TnpA has protein sequence MATRAEWSERVERWKQSGLSAKAFAGLEGLKVQSLYWWTSRLRTSSGAALQSTPPRFLPVRVVKSPQAHPARVGVAPSPAIAAGIELALPNGCIVRVQEDFDATTLARLLRVAGGTGAC, from the coding sequence ATGGCGACGCGAGCGGAGTGGAGCGAGAGGGTAGAGCGGTGGAAGCAGAGCGGCTTGAGCGCGAAGGCGTTTGCCGGGTTGGAGGGCTTGAAGGTCCAGTCGTTGTACTGGTGGACGTCGAGACTCCGTACGTCCTCTGGAGCGGCGCTTCAGAGTACTCCGCCGAGGTTTCTTCCGGTCCGAGTCGTCAAGTCCCCGCAGGCTCATCCGGCGCGCGTAGGGGTGGCGCCGTCGCCTGCCATCGCAGCCGGCATCGAGCTGGCGCTCCCCAATGGGTGCATCGTGCGGGTGCAGGAGGACTTCGATGCGACGACGCTTGCGCGGCTGCTCCGCGTGGCTGGAGGGACTGGCGCATGCTGA
- a CDS encoding xanthine dehydrogenase family protein molybdopterin-binding subunit, giving the protein MTLRPTRRALLRGALVLGFSLTGIDTRAQKPAPSSPRRTLGDLARNPRLDAWLRIAADGSVTLQVGKVELGQGALTALGQICADELDIDLARLAILSGDTRACPDQGTTTGSQSMSEGGTTVRHVAAEARALLLARAAERLGAPAARLRVEDGTITDPRSGKSVTYGRLVQEHALDREATQGASFKPIAARRYIGRPVHRRDLPAKITGEPIFLHDLRPDTLAHGRIVRAPSHGATLLGADEALVASLPGVLKVHRDGDFLGVIAAKEWQAIKAAAALARSARWRETAVLPIDPYAWLLAQPADETVIQHLERNAGPTPSRTLEATYRRPYQMHASIGPSCAVAAWDGDVMTVHTHSQSVFATAEAIAKVLGLPRAKVWGRHMQGAGCYGHNGADDAAADAALLARALPGRAIRVQWSREDEHTHEPYGSAMLARVRATLDPQGNVLDWTYDLWSTPHNTRPGGHPGNLLPARTLATPFPQPTPRTSRPPNFSADRNAIPLYAFPGQKITTHFVKAMPLRASAHRSLGAYANVFALESFMDELAHAADLDPLDFRLRHLKNERARAVLDKAAAAFGWKTFTRTPGRGRGIAFAQYKNVGSHCAVCLDVQLDPTTHTLRVLRAVTAVDAGEIVNPDGLTNQIEGGLIQSLSWTLKEAVRHDTQRILSRDWNSYPILTFSEVPPITVALLDRPGEPFLGAGEAAQGPTAAALANALFDATGLRARDLPLTPERLRALAASREKPAP; this is encoded by the coding sequence GTGACCCTCCGACCCACGCGACGTGCCTTGCTCCGTGGGGCCCTGGTCCTCGGCTTCTCGCTGACCGGCATCGACACCCGCGCGCAGAAACCGGCGCCCTCCTCGCCCCGGAGAACGCTGGGCGATCTCGCCAGGAACCCACGCCTCGACGCCTGGCTGCGGATCGCGGCAGACGGCAGCGTGACGCTCCAGGTGGGCAAGGTGGAGCTGGGGCAGGGCGCACTGACCGCGCTGGGCCAGATCTGCGCCGACGAGCTGGACATCGACCTCGCGCGCCTCGCCATCCTCTCCGGCGACACCCGCGCTTGCCCCGACCAGGGCACCACCACCGGCAGCCAGTCCATGTCCGAGGGCGGCACCACCGTGCGCCACGTCGCGGCCGAGGCGCGCGCCCTCCTGCTCGCCAGGGCCGCCGAACGCCTCGGCGCTCCAGCAGCGCGCCTCCGCGTCGAGGACGGCACCATCACCGACCCACGGAGCGGCAAATCGGTGACGTACGGGCGCCTCGTGCAGGAGCACGCGCTCGACCGCGAAGCCACCCAGGGCGCCTCGTTCAAGCCGATCGCAGCCCGCCGCTACATCGGCCGCCCCGTCCACCGTCGTGACCTCCCCGCCAAGATCACCGGCGAGCCCATCTTCCTCCACGACCTGCGCCCCGACACCCTGGCGCATGGCCGCATCGTCCGCGCCCCCTCCCACGGAGCGACCCTCCTCGGCGCCGACGAAGCCCTCGTCGCCAGCCTGCCCGGCGTCCTGAAGGTTCACCGAGACGGCGACTTCCTCGGCGTGATCGCCGCGAAGGAGTGGCAAGCCATCAAGGCCGCGGCGGCCCTCGCGCGCTCCGCCCGGTGGCGCGAGACCGCCGTGCTCCCCATCGACCCCTACGCCTGGCTCCTCGCTCAACCCGCCGACGAGACCGTCATCCAGCACCTCGAGCGCAACGCCGGCCCCACCCCCAGCCGCACCCTGGAGGCCACCTACCGCAGGCCGTACCAGATGCACGCCTCCATCGGCCCCTCCTGCGCCGTTGCCGCGTGGGACGGCGACGTCATGACCGTCCACACCCACAGCCAGAGCGTCTTCGCCACCGCCGAAGCCATCGCCAAGGTCCTCGGCCTCCCCAGGGCCAAGGTCTGGGGCCGCCACATGCAGGGCGCCGGCTGCTACGGCCACAACGGCGCAGACGACGCCGCCGCCGACGCCGCCCTCCTCGCCCGCGCCCTCCCTGGCCGCGCCATCCGCGTCCAGTGGTCCCGCGAAGACGAGCACACCCACGAGCCCTACGGCTCCGCCATGCTCGCCCGGGTCCGTGCCACCCTCGACCCTCAGGGCAATGTCCTCGACTGGACCTACGACCTCTGGTCCACCCCCCACAACACCCGCCCTGGCGGCCACCCGGGCAACCTCCTCCCCGCCCGCACCCTCGCCACCCCCTTCCCCCAGCCCACCCCGCGCACGAGCCGCCCCCCCAACTTCTCCGCCGACCGCAACGCCATTCCCCTCTATGCGTTCCCTGGCCAGAAGATCACCACCCACTTCGTCAAGGCCATGCCCCTCCGCGCCTCCGCGCACCGCAGCCTTGGCGCCTACGCCAACGTCTTCGCCCTCGAATCCTTCATGGACGAGCTGGCCCACGCCGCCGACCTCGACCCCCTCGACTTCCGCCTCCGCCACCTGAAGAACGAGCGTGCCCGCGCCGTCCTCGACAAGGCCGCCGCGGCCTTCGGCTGGAAGACCTTCACCCGCACCCCTGGCCGCGGCCGCGGCATCGCCTTCGCCCAGTACAAGAACGTCGGCAGCCACTGCGCCGTCTGCCTCGACGTCCAGCTCGACCCGACCACCCACACCCTGCGCGTCCTCCGCGCCGTCACCGCCGTCGATGCCGGCGAGATCGTCAACCCCGACGGCCTCACCAACCAGATCGAAGGCGGCCTGATCCAGTCCTTGAGCTGGACTCTCAAAGAAGCCGTCCGCCACGACACCCAGCGCATCCTCTCCCGCGACTGGAACAGCTACCCCATCCTCACCTTCTCCGAGGTCCCTCCCATCACCGTCGCCCTCCTCGACCGCCCCGGAGAGCCCTTCCTCGGCGCCGGCGAAGCCGCTCAGGGTCCTACCGCTGCAGCCCTCGCCAACGCCCTCTTCGACGCGACGGGCCTTCGCGCCCGCGACCTCCCCCTCACCCCCGAGCGCCTCCGCGCCCTCGCTGCCTCGCGAGAAAAGCCTGCCCCTTGA
- a CDS encoding SDR family oxidoreductase: MTPWTTHHIPSQTGKTTIVTGATGGLGYETALALAAAGACVLLAGRNEAKARAAIDRIHTAHPTAQVHFHPLDCGSLASVATFAERITREFEAIDILINNAGVMTPPRRRTTADGFELQFGTNYLAHFALTARLLPLLRRAPGPRVVNLSSLAHHRGAIHFHDLQSERPYDAWRAYGQSKLALLLFTFELQRRSDAHGWGLHASAAHPGYAHTDLLTNGPGSEGWLQPLVKLSAYLNLVLGHSAAAGTLPTLFAATAPEARGAAYYGPAGLLELKGPVGEARLAPQARDRAAAEHLWRISERLTAVTFDPTHPAAT, encoded by the coding sequence ATGACCCCCTGGACCACCCACCACATCCCCTCCCAGACCGGCAAGACCACCATCGTCACCGGCGCCACCGGCGGCCTCGGCTACGAGACCGCCCTCGCCCTCGCCGCAGCCGGCGCCTGCGTCCTCCTCGCCGGCCGCAACGAAGCCAAGGCGCGCGCCGCCATCGACCGCATCCACACCGCCCACCCCACCGCCCAGGTCCACTTCCACCCCCTCGACTGCGGAAGCCTCGCCTCCGTCGCCACCTTCGCCGAGCGCATCACCCGGGAGTTCGAGGCCATCGACATCCTGATCAACAACGCCGGCGTCATGACCCCCCCGCGCCGCCGCACCACCGCCGACGGCTTCGAGCTCCAGTTCGGCACCAACTACCTCGCCCACTTCGCCCTGACCGCGCGCCTCCTCCCCCTCTTGCGCCGCGCCCCTGGCCCGCGCGTCGTCAACCTCAGCAGCCTCGCCCACCACCGAGGCGCGATCCACTTCCACGACCTCCAGTCCGAGCGCCCCTACGACGCCTGGCGCGCCTACGGCCAGTCCAAGCTCGCCCTGCTCCTCTTCACCTTCGAACTCCAGCGCCGCAGCGACGCCCACGGCTGGGGCCTCCACGCCAGCGCAGCCCACCCTGGCTACGCCCACACCGACCTCCTCACCAACGGCCCTGGCAGCGAAGGCTGGCTCCAGCCCCTCGTCAAACTCAGCGCCTACCTCAACCTCGTCCTCGGCCACAGCGCAGCCGCCGGCACCTTGCCCACCCTCTTCGCCGCCACCGCCCCCGAAGCCCGCGGCGCCGCCTACTACGGCCCCGCTGGCCTCCTGGAGCTGAAAGGTCCCGTCGGTGAAGCGCGCCTCGCCCCCCAGGCCCGAGACCGCGCCGCCGCCGAGCACCTCTGGCGCATCTCCGAACGCCTCACCGCCGTGACCTTCGACCCGACCCACCCCGCCGCGACCTGA
- the tnpB gene encoding IS66 family insertion sequence element accessory protein TnpB (TnpB, as the term is used for proteins encoded by IS66 family insertion elements, is considered an accessory protein, since TnpC, encoded by a neighboring gene, is a DDE family transposase.), with protein MLMLPPSVRVYVAAEPTDLRKGFDGLSAQVMQRFGTDPLSGHLFVFLNRRADQVRILFWDRTGYCIVSKRLAQGRFHLTHAVSAGRTHVEMDAAELALMLEGLDLSGATRKKRWRLPSPGKLAA; from the coding sequence ATGCTGATGCTGCCGCCGTCGGTGCGAGTCTACGTCGCGGCGGAGCCTACGGATCTTCGCAAAGGCTTTGATGGCCTGTCGGCGCAGGTGATGCAGCGATTCGGCACCGACCCCCTGAGTGGCCATCTGTTCGTCTTCCTCAACCGCAGGGCGGACCAGGTGCGCATCCTGTTCTGGGATCGCACCGGCTACTGCATCGTGTCCAAGCGGCTCGCTCAAGGGCGATTCCACCTCACCCACGCCGTGAGCGCAGGGCGGACGCATGTCGAGATGGATGCCGCCGAGCTTGCGCTGATGCTCGAAGGCCTCGACCTGTCGGGTGCGACGAGGAAAAAGCGCTGGAGGTTGCCTTCGCCCGGCAAACTCGCGGCGTAA
- a CDS encoding S1 family peptidase, whose product MRAHAGAALVALALAGATGCGEEDARPAPGSGGGGSGAGGAGAGTCAQEVDEGALEDHAGGRVGGLGEAAQGILGGVLAGGDPAVVAINTLDVDCQRAGVPACTGSLIGPDRVLTAAHCVGKLPAASFVVLFGDVSDPGRGELGAGLEGLLFRVREIRVHPEFNALTLAHDAAVLRLEGVAPVAPVVLGDQLDAAPERGMAARVVGFGRAEAPPPFAKREGTVAVTEVSAVELVYESAPAMTCDGDSGGPVFMTVGDEERLWGVTSRGDADCAKHGVAVRVDALPASLLTEAW is encoded by the coding sequence ATGCGCGCACACGCCGGGGCCGCGCTGGTGGCGCTCGCGCTCGCGGGTGCCACCGGCTGCGGTGAAGAGGACGCCCGGCCAGCGCCGGGGTCCGGTGGGGGGGGGTCGGGCGCTGGAGGCGCTGGAGCCGGAACCTGCGCGCAGGAGGTCGATGAGGGGGCGCTCGAGGATCACGCCGGCGGGCGGGTCGGGGGGCTCGGGGAAGCGGCGCAGGGGATCCTCGGTGGGGTGCTCGCAGGTGGAGATCCGGCGGTGGTGGCGATCAACACGCTGGATGTGGACTGCCAGCGCGCTGGCGTTCCTGCCTGCACGGGGTCACTGATCGGGCCGGATCGGGTGCTGACGGCAGCGCACTGCGTGGGGAAGCTGCCCGCGGCGTCGTTCGTGGTGCTGTTCGGTGACGTGTCGGACCCGGGGCGAGGAGAGCTGGGCGCCGGTCTCGAGGGGCTCCTGTTCCGGGTGCGCGAGATCCGGGTGCACCCCGAGTTCAATGCGCTGACGCTGGCGCACGATGCCGCGGTGCTGCGGCTGGAGGGCGTTGCCCCTGTGGCGCCGGTGGTGCTGGGGGACCAGCTGGATGCGGCGCCCGAGAGAGGGATGGCCGCTCGGGTGGTGGGCTTCGGGCGCGCGGAGGCGCCGCCACCTTTCGCCAAGCGGGAGGGGACCGTGGCAGTGACGGAGGTGTCCGCCGTCGAGCTGGTCTACGAGAGCGCTCCAGCGATGACGTGCGATGGCGACTCCGGGGGGCCTGTATTCATGACGGTGGGGGACGAAGAGCGGCTCTGGGGGGTGACGAGCCGCGGAGATGCGGACTGCGCGAAGCACGGGGTGGCGGTCCGGGTGGATGCGCTGCCGGCGTCGCTGTTGACGGAGGCGTGGTGA
- a CDS encoding 2Fe-2S iron-sulfur cluster-binding protein produces the protein MASREGGTVPLTLQINGKPHLIDVDEDTPLLYVLRDELHLNGAKYGCGVGQCGACTVLSDGVPLRSCFVPAAALTARSITSLEGLRAPDGKLHPLQEAFLEVQAGQCGYCIPGMIMAAAALLNAKPRPTSAEIRTALDANLCRCGSHNRIVQAIERAAQRLPGSSGLQGTTGSPTSPGAQGSPGASPGPSPGAQGRLP, from the coding sequence ATGGCTTCCCGGGAAGGTGGGACCGTGCCTCTTACGCTGCAGATCAACGGCAAACCCCACCTCATCGACGTCGATGAGGACACCCCGCTCCTGTACGTACTCCGCGACGAGCTCCACCTGAACGGCGCCAAGTACGGCTGCGGTGTCGGGCAGTGCGGCGCCTGCACCGTGCTGAGCGACGGCGTGCCGCTGCGCTCGTGCTTCGTGCCCGCCGCGGCGCTGACGGCGCGGTCGATCACCTCCCTGGAGGGACTGCGGGCCCCCGATGGCAAGCTGCATCCACTCCAGGAGGCCTTCCTGGAGGTGCAAGCCGGCCAGTGTGGCTACTGCATCCCCGGCATGATCATGGCCGCCGCGGCCCTGCTGAATGCGAAGCCGCGCCCCACCTCCGCAGAGATTCGCACCGCGCTGGACGCCAACCTGTGCCGGTGCGGCTCCCACAACCGCATCGTCCAGGCCATCGAACGGGCGGCACAGCGCCTCCCTGGCTCCTCCGGTCTCCAGGGAACCACGGGGTCACCCACCTCGCCGGGCGCCCAGGGCTCGCCGGGCGCATCGCCGGGTCCGTCGCCGGGCGCCCAGGGGAGGCTCCCGTGA
- a CDS encoding peptidylprolyl isomerase has protein sequence MITITHVNVHQQGGASFDLREHEGALGGLAAEKPAGEAAGKREDHAHGDHAHGDHAHGDHAHGDHAHGDHARAVAKPSAEPSQGKARAGSEATGPGNAAQGTNVPGQRAGATAGGPLKSTRSEAEAMTLAQSLVAELRKDPGRFAELARARSEDPMAASGGDLGTWTPGQQKELDEAILGLTVGAISEPFATDFGIRIYRREAPVVDTRVAARQLVVAWSGATRAPTSLTRTRAEALARAEALTTAAQRDPAGFEAQIRKESDGYDREKGGYLGAWTTNTGRYPPGYDRAVSALPEGGISAPVASDFGYLVFQRVAAPPAQVLLAGAHVLVSFQGAQKAKAGVKRSEAEALAEATRIVEEARQDPVRFGLIAAERSDDASGKRGGELGVFRKGTLPAALEEALEGLRIGEVGGPVRTPYGYHVVVRREAPTDREYVAQ, from the coding sequence ATGATCACGATCACCCATGTGAACGTGCATCAGCAAGGCGGTGCATCGTTCGATCTGCGCGAGCACGAGGGGGCGCTCGGGGGGCTCGCTGCCGAGAAGCCCGCGGGGGAAGCTGCCGGAAAGCGCGAGGACCACGCGCACGGGGATCACGCACACGGAGATCACGCGCACGGAGATCACGCGCACGGGGATCACGCCCACGGAGATCACGCCCGAGCGGTGGCGAAGCCGAGCGCGGAGCCTTCGCAGGGAAAGGCGCGGGCAGGTTCGGAGGCCACGGGTCCCGGGAACGCCGCGCAGGGGACGAACGTTCCAGGCCAGCGTGCCGGCGCCACGGCGGGTGGACCGCTGAAATCCACGCGCTCCGAGGCGGAAGCGATGACGCTGGCACAGAGCCTGGTGGCCGAGCTGCGCAAGGACCCGGGGCGGTTCGCGGAGCTGGCGCGGGCGCGTTCGGAAGATCCGATGGCTGCCTCCGGAGGGGATCTGGGGACGTGGACACCGGGACAGCAGAAAGAGCTGGACGAGGCAATCCTGGGGCTCACGGTGGGCGCGATCTCGGAGCCTTTCGCGACGGATTTCGGGATCCGGATCTACCGGCGGGAGGCGCCGGTCGTCGATACGCGGGTGGCAGCGCGACAGCTGGTGGTGGCGTGGTCGGGCGCCACGCGCGCGCCGACCTCGCTCACGCGGACGCGCGCGGAAGCGCTGGCGCGTGCCGAGGCGCTGACGACGGCGGCGCAGCGGGATCCGGCCGGGTTCGAGGCGCAGATCCGGAAGGAGTCCGACGGCTACGATCGGGAAAAAGGGGGCTACCTCGGCGCGTGGACGACCAACACCGGCCGGTATCCGCCAGGCTACGATCGGGCCGTGAGTGCGTTGCCTGAGGGGGGGATCTCCGCGCCCGTGGCGTCGGACTTCGGTTACCTCGTCTTCCAGCGCGTGGCCGCGCCACCCGCGCAGGTGCTGCTCGCGGGCGCCCATGTGCTGGTCAGCTTTCAGGGGGCGCAGAAAGCGAAGGCGGGGGTGAAGCGCTCCGAGGCGGAGGCGCTGGCGGAGGCCACGCGCATCGTGGAAGAGGCGCGGCAGGATCCGGTCCGCTTCGGGCTCATCGCGGCAGAGCGCTCCGATGACGCGAGCGGGAAGCGCGGTGGGGAGCTGGGCGTCTTCCGGAAGGGGACGCTCCCCGCAGCGCTCGAAGAGGCGCTGGAGGGGCTGCGCATCGGCGAAGTCGGTGGCCCCGTGCGGACGCCGTATGGCTACCATGTCGTCGTCCGACGAGAGGCTCCGACCGACAGGGAATACGTGGCGCAATGA
- a CDS encoding TetR/AcrR family transcriptional regulator, whose protein sequence is MKHLQPPDPEPSPRGRPRGFDRQAALEAALHLFWQHGYDATSLADLTAAMGISPPSLYAAFGSKKGLFLEAVDLYASTHGASTARAFTEEPTAHATIRRMLLEMAAVFSDPAHPTGCFIVLGATNCVPASADIVAALRDRRIANEKLLRERIVRGIREGELPAGTDAAALAKFYGAIIQGMSIQARDGASRAELEEVARRALDAWPPVTSSTGAPSARQKPAARTRKRKPATD, encoded by the coding sequence ATGAAGCACCTCCAGCCTCCTGATCCTGAGCCCAGCCCCCGCGGCCGCCCGCGCGGCTTCGATCGCCAGGCGGCCCTGGAGGCGGCCCTCCACCTGTTCTGGCAGCACGGCTACGACGCTACCTCCCTGGCCGATCTCACGGCCGCGATGGGGATCTCTCCACCCAGCCTTTACGCAGCCTTTGGCAGCAAGAAGGGCCTCTTCCTCGAAGCCGTGGATCTCTATGCCTCCACCCATGGCGCCAGCACTGCCCGCGCCTTCACCGAGGAACCGACCGCGCACGCCACCATCCGCCGCATGCTCTTGGAGATGGCGGCCGTGTTCAGCGACCCCGCGCACCCGACCGGATGCTTCATCGTCCTCGGCGCCACCAACTGCGTCCCTGCCTCGGCCGACATCGTCGCTGCGCTGCGGGATCGACGCATCGCCAACGAGAAGCTGCTGCGTGAGCGCATCGTCCGCGGCATCCGTGAGGGCGAGCTCCCCGCCGGGACCGACGCCGCCGCGCTCGCCAAGTTCTACGGGGCCATCATTCAGGGAATGTCCATCCAGGCCCGGGATGGCGCCTCCCGCGCCGAGCTGGAGGAGGTCGCACGCAGAGCCCTCGATGCCTGGCCTCCCGTGACCTCGTCCACCGGCGCCCCCTCTGCGCGCCAGAAGCCCGCGGCCCGCACGCGGAAGCGCAAGCCGGCCACGGACTGA
- a CDS encoding PQQ-binding-like beta-propeller repeat protein, whose translation MYREPPAQSPLVITALNGVLVAHDRMTGRPAWRFEATRTSAHTSPTLCIVEGPRVVSVSCKLPHTKWKSPNAASEINCLDYLTGRLLWTRDVTTHENINVYSATLLVEGGQVLLTHGDRLFACALEDGALLWEQPLQGGMGEGHPKLSALAVPGRAAQADRR comes from the coding sequence ATGTACCGCGAGCCTCCTGCGCAATCCCCCCTGGTCATCACCGCCCTCAACGGCGTCCTCGTCGCCCACGACCGCATGACCGGCCGACCCGCCTGGCGCTTCGAGGCCACCCGCACGAGCGCCCACACCTCACCGACCCTGTGCATCGTCGAAGGCCCCCGCGTGGTCAGCGTGAGCTGCAAGCTCCCCCATACGAAGTGGAAATCCCCGAACGCCGCGTCCGAGATCAACTGCCTCGACTACCTGACCGGACGACTCCTCTGGACCCGCGACGTCACCACCCACGAGAACATCAACGTCTACAGCGCCACGCTCCTCGTCGAAGGCGGCCAGGTGCTGCTCACCCACGGCGACCGCCTCTTCGCCTGTGCCCTCGAAGACGGCGCCCTCCTCTGGGAGCAACCCCTCCAGGGCGGCATGGGAGAAGGCCACCCGAAGCTTTCGGCCCTCGCCGTCCCCGGACGCGCCGCCCAGGCCGATCGCCGCTAA
- the tnpC gene encoding IS66 family transposase — protein sequence MPCAVARGEYTARYVARSSSAVVKAPVDLVQVRRQLTQLADRGCVTELIEHVLGWLTQLTDAHHALTLRLQTALRALYGRKSQKVSSQQLSLWLTTLLDADEAPASQLPEAPPDDAPPEKGEQAAPPADPPKPPKRAERAPLPAHLERHRERLTVPASERVCGQCGRDKACIGYRTSEVLDFIPARFIVVEQQREKLACPRCPEQGVSTAPPDKVMDRGRPGPGLLAKLVVDKFEDSMPLYRQAQACARSGVVLSSSTLGDWTAFTLDLLAPIAARITERVLAEPYLRTDDTGIPVQDRKHPRRLKRGHLWVFVGDHLASFLYAPDWKAKHPAALLQPFQGFLQGDGYAGYNAMLRQSTHSAPSLSEERRLGCGMHIRAKFEKAAKLGDLSAAIALGYFKGIYLVEAECKARGFSPEQRHAYRQAHAMPLVDALFQWVRETHKTLVPKTPLYEATFYAKGQEAAWRRCFSDGRFEIDNGEAERQLRKIAVGRKNFLFAGSDKGAERLAIGFTLFRSCSLQGVNPLLWATDVITKLQRGWPRSRLDELLPDAWSKAHTSDATAVGVAAS from the coding sequence ATGCCTTGTGCTGTGGCGCGCGGTGAATACACCGCTCGATACGTGGCCCGCTCTTCTTCTGCTGTCGTCAAGGCTCCCGTCGACCTCGTGCAGGTTCGGCGCCAGCTGACCCAGCTCGCGGACCGAGGATGCGTCACGGAGCTCATCGAGCACGTGCTCGGATGGCTCACGCAGCTGACCGACGCACACCATGCTCTCACGCTGCGCCTCCAGACCGCACTGCGAGCCTTGTACGGTCGCAAGAGCCAGAAGGTCAGCTCGCAGCAGCTCTCGCTCTGGCTGACCACGCTGCTCGACGCCGACGAGGCCCCTGCTTCTCAGCTCCCTGAAGCTCCGCCCGATGATGCTCCGCCCGAGAAGGGGGAGCAGGCAGCTCCCCCTGCCGACCCACCGAAGCCACCGAAGCGTGCAGAGCGTGCGCCGCTGCCAGCGCATCTCGAGCGCCATCGGGAGCGCTTGACGGTGCCCGCCTCGGAGCGCGTCTGCGGTCAATGCGGTCGAGACAAGGCCTGCATTGGCTACCGGACCAGCGAGGTGCTCGACTTCATTCCTGCGCGTTTCATCGTCGTCGAGCAGCAACGAGAGAAGCTCGCTTGCCCACGCTGTCCCGAGCAGGGCGTCTCCACCGCTCCGCCCGACAAGGTCATGGACCGCGGTCGTCCCGGTCCTGGCCTGCTCGCCAAGCTCGTCGTCGACAAGTTCGAGGACTCGATGCCCCTGTATCGGCAGGCCCAGGCGTGTGCGCGCTCGGGCGTCGTCCTGTCGTCCTCCACGCTCGGAGACTGGACCGCGTTCACCCTCGACCTGCTCGCGCCCATCGCGGCGCGCATCACCGAGCGGGTCCTCGCCGAGCCTTATCTGCGCACCGACGATACCGGCATTCCCGTCCAGGACCGCAAGCATCCTCGGCGCCTCAAACGCGGTCACCTGTGGGTCTTCGTCGGCGACCACCTCGCTTCCTTTCTCTATGCGCCCGACTGGAAGGCCAAGCACCCAGCGGCCCTGCTTCAGCCCTTTCAGGGCTTTCTTCAGGGCGATGGCTACGCTGGCTACAATGCCATGCTGCGCCAATCCACTCACTCCGCGCCGAGTCTGTCCGAGGAGCGTCGGCTCGGATGCGGCATGCACATCCGCGCCAAATTCGAGAAGGCTGCCAAGCTCGGCGATCTCAGCGCCGCCATCGCTCTCGGCTACTTCAAGGGCATCTATCTTGTCGAGGCCGAGTGCAAGGCGCGCGGTTTCTCTCCAGAGCAGCGGCACGCTTATCGACAAGCCCACGCGATGCCCCTGGTCGATGCACTCTTTCAGTGGGTGCGCGAGACCCACAAGACGCTCGTGCCGAAGACGCCTCTGTATGAGGCGACCTTCTATGCGAAAGGTCAGGAGGCCGCCTGGCGACGGTGCTTCTCCGACGGGCGCTTCGAAATCGACAATGGCGAGGCGGAGCGGCAGCTGCGCAAGATCGCTGTCGGTCGCAAGAACTTCCTTTTCGCCGGCTCCGACAAGGGCGCTGAACGTCTCGCCATCGGCTTCACGCTTTTCCGCTCGTGCAGCCTGCAAGGGGTCAACCCTCTCCTCTGGGCCACCGATGTCATCACCAAGCTGCAACGCGGCTGGCCACGCTCGAGGCTCGACGAGCTACTCCCCGACGCTTGGTCCAAGGCGCACACCAGCGACGCAACGGCTGTAGGCGTCGCCGCCTCGTAG